The genomic DNA TGCCCGCCGAGCCGGCCGACGTGGTCACGTCGGCGCAGGCCGTGGCGCGGCTCATCGCCGACCGGCTGCCGCAGGGGGCGCGCGTCCTCGTGGTCGGCGGCGAGGGGCTGCGGGTGGCGCTGCGCGAGCGGGGGCTCGTCCCCGTCGAGTCGGCGGACGACGACCCGGCGGCCGTCGTCCAGGGGTACGGCGGGCCCGAACTGCCGTGGGGCCGGTTCGCGGAGGCGTCGTACGCGATCGCGCGGGGCCTGCCCTGGTACGCGTCCAACACCGACCGCACCATCCCCGGCGCGCGCGGCATCGCGCCCGGCAACGGCGCCGCCGTGGAGGTCGTGCGCATCGCGACGGGCGCCGAGCCGGAGATCGCGGGGAAGCCGCTGCCGCCCATGCACCGCGAGACGATCCTGCGGACCGGGGCGCGGCGGCCCCTGGTCGTCGGGGACCGGCTCGACACCGACATCGAGGGCGCCCACAACGGCGGTGTCGACTCGCTGCTCGTCCTCACCGGCGTGACCGCCCCGGCGCAGCTGCTCGCGGCCCGGCCCGAGCACCGGCCGACGTACGTCGACGCGGACCTGCGGGGCCTGCTGACGGGGCAGCCGGAGGTGTCCGGGACGGCGGCGGGCGGCTTCCGTTGCGGGGGGTGGACGGCGGCCGCCGACGGCGGCGCGCTCGTCCTCGGCGGGAGCGGCGACCCGCTGGACGGGCTGCGCGCGCTGTGCGCGGCCGCCTGGAGCCGGGCCGGGGACGGATCGTGCGCCCTGGAGGCGGGGAAGGCCCTGGCCGGGCTGGGGTGGTGACAGCCTCACGATCATCACGGAGGGGGAGGGTAGGCTAACCTAACCGGGTGTTGGTTGAGAGTCCCCCCGAACAGAGCGCGGGGCCCCGGGTCGCCGCGGGGCCCCGCGGCCGCCGGTCGGCGCGCGCCGCCGGGCTGCTGCTCTCCCTCGGCGTGCTGGCGCTCGTGTGCGTCGCGAGCATCGCCGTCGGAGCCAGGCCGGTGCCGCTCGGCGACGTCTGGCACGGCCTGTTCCAGAACTCCGGAACCGGCAACGACGTCCTCATCACCGAGGTCCGCCTCCCGCGTACGCTGCTCGGGCTCCTCGCCGGCGTCGCGCTCGGCCTGGCCGGCGCGGTCATGCAGGCACTCACCCGCAACCCGCTCGCCGAACCGGGCCTGATGGGCGTCAACGCGGGCGCGGCGGCCGCCGTGGTCACCGCGACCAGCGTCCTGGGCGCGACCTCCTTCACGGGGTACGTGTGGTTCGCGTTCGCCGGTGCCGCGATCGTGTCGGTGCTCGTGTACGTGCTCGGGGGCGGACGCGGCGCCACGCCCGTGCGGCTCGCGCTGGCCGGCACCGCCGCGACCGCCGCGCTCTACGGGTACGTCAACGCCGTCCAGCTGCTCGACTCGGCGGCCCTGGACCGGCTGCGGTTCTGGACCGTGGGGTCGCTGGCCGGCGCCGACGCGGACGTGGTCGGCGCGGTCGGCCCCTTCATCGCCGTCGGCGTCGCGCTGGCCGCGCTGGTCGTCCGGCCCCTCAACGCCATGGAGATGGGGGACGACACCGCCCGCGCGCTCGGCGCGAACCTCACCCGCACCCGGGTGCTGGCCATGCTCGCCGTGACCCTGCTGTGCGGCGGCGCGACCGCCGCGTGCGGGCCGATCGTCTTCGTCGGGCTGATGGTGCCGTACCTGGTCCGCGCCGTCACCGGACCCGACGTGCGGTGGATCCTGCCGTACGCGGCGGTCCTCTCGCCCGTGCTGCTGATCGGCTCCGACATCGTCGGCCGGATCGTCGCCCGCCCGTCCGAACTCCAGGTCGGCATCGTCACGGCGCTGATCGGCGGGCCCGTCTTCATCCACCTCGTACGCCGCAAGAGGATGGCCCAGCTGTGACCGCGACCCGCGCCACCGCCCCCGCACCGACCGCGGCCGCGCAGGGGGCCCCGCCCGCCCGCGTCCGCACCGTCCGGGCCCTCCGGACGCGGGGCGGGCTGTCCGTCCGGGTCGAGCCGCGCGCCGCGGCCGTCTGCCTGCTGCTGCTGGCGCTGGTCCTCGGCACCGGGGTCGTCCTCGTCGGCAGCGGCGACCTCCCCCTCGCGCCCGGCGAGGTCCTCGCCGCCCTCCTCGGCGACGGCACGGCCGTGCAGGAGTTCGTCGTCCTCGACCTGCGACTGCCGCGCGTCCTCGTCGGGATCCTGGTCGGCGCGGGCCTGGCGGTCGGCGGTGCGGTCTTCCAGACCGTCACCCGCAACCCGCTCGGCAGCCCCGACATGCTCGGCGTCAACCAGGGGGCGATCGTCGGCGCGCTCGCCGTGATCGTGCTGTTCCACGGAGACGCCGCCGCCGTCGCGGCCGGGGGGCTCGTCGGCGGCACGCTGACCGGCGCCGCCGTGTACGTCTTCGCGTGGAAGCGGGGTGTGCACGGCTTCCGGATCGTCCTCGTCGGCATCGGTCTCGCCGCGATGCTGACCGCGGTCATCCACTACCTGATCACCAAGGCGAACCTGGTCGACGCGACCCGCGCCGTCGTGTGGATGACCGGCTCCCTGGAGGGCCGGGACTGGACGCAGTTCCGGCCGCTGCTCGCCGTCAGCGCCGTCCTGCTGCCGGTGGTCCTCGCCTACGGGCGGCCGCTGCGGATGCTGGAGATGGGCGACGACGCGGCGTACGCGCTGGGCGTGCGGGTGGAGCGGGTGCGGACGGTGCAGCTGGTCTGCGCGGTGCTGCTCGTCGCCTCCGCCACCGCCGCGGCCGGCCCCATCACGTTCGTCGCGCTCAGCGCGCCCCAGCTGGCCCGCCGGCTGACCCGGTCGCCCGGCCCGAACCTGGGCGCCTCCGCCCTGGTGGGCGCGGCGGT from Streptomyces sp. MRC013 includes the following:
- a CDS encoding HAD-IIA family hydrolase, coding for MGRHGRSAPGGSATALSAAYDTALLDLDGVVYAGGEAIPHAVEALGEARAGGMRLAYVTNNALRTPEAVAAHLTELGVPAEPADVVTSAQAVARLIADRLPQGARVLVVGGEGLRVALRERGLVPVESADDDPAAVVQGYGGPELPWGRFAEASYAIARGLPWYASNTDRTIPGARGIAPGNGAAVEVVRIATGAEPEIAGKPLPPMHRETILRTGARRPLVVGDRLDTDIEGAHNGGVDSLLVLTGVTAPAQLLAARPEHRPTYVDADLRGLLTGQPEVSGTAAGGFRCGGWTAAADGGALVLGGSGDPLDGLRALCAAAWSRAGDGSCALEAGKALAGLGW
- a CDS encoding iron chelate uptake ABC transporter family permease subunit — protein: MLVESPPEQSAGPRVAAGPRGRRSARAAGLLLSLGVLALVCVASIAVGARPVPLGDVWHGLFQNSGTGNDVLITEVRLPRTLLGLLAGVALGLAGAVMQALTRNPLAEPGLMGVNAGAAAAVVTATSVLGATSFTGYVWFAFAGAAIVSVLVYVLGGGRGATPVRLALAGTAATAALYGYVNAVQLLDSAALDRLRFWTVGSLAGADADVVGAVGPFIAVGVALAALVVRPLNAMEMGDDTARALGANLTRTRVLAMLAVTLLCGGATAACGPIVFVGLMVPYLVRAVTGPDVRWILPYAAVLSPVLLIGSDIVGRIVARPSELQVGIVTALIGGPVFIHLVRRKRMAQL
- a CDS encoding iron chelate uptake ABC transporter family permease subunit — its product is MSVRVEPRAAAVCLLLLALVLGTGVVLVGSGDLPLAPGEVLAALLGDGTAVQEFVVLDLRLPRVLVGILVGAGLAVGGAVFQTVTRNPLGSPDMLGVNQGAIVGALAVIVLFHGDAAAVAAGGLVGGTLTGAAVYVFAWKRGVHGFRIVLVGIGLAAMLTAVIHYLITKANLVDATRAVVWMTGSLEGRDWTQFRPLLAVSAVLLPVVLAYGRPLRMLEMGDDAAYALGVRVERVRTVQLVCAVLLVASATAAAGPITFVALSAPQLARRLTRSPGPNLGASALVGAAVLLVADWAATGAFGGRQLPVGVVTGVVGGCYLLWLLVAERRAGRI